The following coding sequences lie in one Hippopotamus amphibius kiboko isolate mHipAmp2 chromosome 17, mHipAmp2.hap2, whole genome shotgun sequence genomic window:
- the HSD17B1 gene encoding 17-beta-hydroxysteroid dehydrogenase type 1: MDRTVVLITGCSSGIGLHLALHLASDPSQNFKVYATLRDLTAQGPLWEAARSRGCPPGSLETLQLDVRDADSIAAARARVTEGRVDVLVCNAGRGLVGPLEAHKEGTVDSVLDVNLTGTVRMLQAFLPDMKRRRSGRILVTGSMGGLMALPFNAVYCASKFAIEGLCESLAILLQPFGVHLSIVECGPVHTAFPEKLEGGLGGMLDLADAETRDLFSRYVRHCEQTFLEAGQDPEEVTEVFLQALRAPRPALRYFTTERFLPLIKLRFSDPSGCTYVAAAREAVFGDQAAEGSDGAAGAEAGAGKLGAPEL, translated from the exons ATGGACCGGACCGTGGTGCTCATTACCGGCTGTTCCTCCGGCATTGGCCTACACCTGGCCCTGCATCTGGCGTCCGACCCGTCCCAGAACTTCAAAG TGTATGCCACGTTGAGGGACCTGACGGCGCAGGGCCCACTGTGGGAGGCCGCCCGGTCCCGAGGGTGCCCTCCCGGCTCCCTGGAGACGTTGCAGCTAGACGTGAGGGACGCCGATTCCATAGCCGCTGCCCGGGCACGCGTGACCGAGGGCCGCGTCGACGTGCTGG TATGTAACGCAGGCCGGGGCCTGGTGGGGCCGCTGGAGGCACACAAGGAAGGCACCGTGGACTCAGTGCTGGACGTGAACCTGACCGGGACGGTACGGATGCTTCAGGCTTTCCTGCCAGACATGAAGCGTCGCCGCTCGGGACGCATATTGGTGACCGGGAGCATGGGAGGCTTAATGG CGCTTCCCTTCAACGCCGTTTACTGCGCCAGCAAGTTCGCAATCGAGGGTTTGTGCGAGAGTCTGGCGATTCTGCTGCAGCCCTTCGGGGTCCA CTTGAGCATCGTCGAGTGCGGCCCGGTGCACACCGCCTTCCCCGAAAAGCTGGAGGGCGGTCTGGGCGGGATGCTGGACCTCGCGGACGCCGAGACCCGCGACCTCTTCTCCCGCTACGTGCGCCACTGCGAGCAGACCTTCCTTGAGGCGGGTCAGGACCCAGAGGAGGTGACCGAG GTCTTCCTCCAGGCGCTgcgcgccccgcgcccggccctgCGCTACTTCACCACCGAGCGCTTCCTGCCCCTGATAAAGCTGCGCTTCTCCGACCCCAGCGGCTGCACTTACGTCGCTGCTGCACGCGAGGCAGTGTTCGGCGACCAGGCCGCCGAGGGCTCCGACGGCGCCGCCGGGGCGGAGGCCGGAGCCGGAAAACTGGGGGCACCTGAGCTCTGA
- the COASY gene encoding bifunctional coenzyme A synthase: protein MAVFRSGLLVLTTPLTSLAPRLAPILTSAARLVNHTLYVHLQPGMSLGGPAQPQCSPVQATFEVVDFITHLYAGADVHRHLDVRILLTNIQTKSFLPPLPSSVQNLAHPPEVVLTDFQTLDGSQYNPAKQQLERYATGCYSCCPQLSSVLLYPDYGPGVLPMRSLDVPLPSAIRPASPVARSPKQPVRGHQRGAVGGTFDRLHNAHKVLLSVACILAQEQLVVGVADKDLLKSKLLPELLQPYAERVKHLSEFLVDIKPSLTFDIIPLLDPYGPAGSDPSLEFLVVSEETYRGGMAVNRFRLENDLEELTLYQIQLLKDLNHKEDEEDKVSSSNFRQQMLGNLLRPPHKRPELPPGFYVIGLTGISGSGKSSVAQRLKGLGAYVIDSDHLGHRAYAPGGPAYQPVVEAFGTDILHKDGIINRKVLGSRVFGNKKQLKMLTDIMWPVIAKLTREEMEQAVAEGKQVCVIDAAMLLEAGWQNMVHEVWTVVIPESEAVRRIVERDGLSEAAAQSRLQSQMSGQQLVDQSHVVLSTLWEPHVTQRQVEKAWALLQKRISEVPSGP, encoded by the exons ATGGCGGTATTCCGGTCGGGCCTTCTGGTGTTGACAACGCCGCTGACCTCCCTGGCCCCTCGCCTGGCCCCCATCCTGACCTCGGCGGCCCGGTTGGTGAATCACACACTCTATGTACACCTGCAACCGGGCATGAGCCTGGGGGGCCCGGCTCAGCCCCAGTGCAGCCCCGTGCAGGCCACGTTTGAAGTTGTCGATTTCATCACGCACCTCTACGCTGGCGCCGACGTCCACAGGCACCTGGACGTCAGAATTCTGCTGACCAATATCCAAACCAAGAgctttctccctcccctgcccagctcAGTCCAGAACCTGGCCCACCCGCCAGAAGTGGTGCTGACAGACTTCCAGACCCTGGATGGAAGCCAGTACAACCCGGCCAAGCAGCAGCTAGAGCGTTATGCCACCGGCTGCTACAGCTGTTGTCCGCAACTGTCTTCGGTGCTGCTATACCCTGATTATGGGCCCGGAGTGCTGCCCATGAGGTCCCTGGACGTCCCCTTACCCTCCGCCATCAGGCCAGCCTCCCCCGTGGCCAGGTCTCCAAAGCAGCCAGTGCGTGGCCACCAGCGCGGGGCTGTGGGTGGCACGTTTGACCGTCTGCACAATGCCCACAAGGTGTTGCTCAGTGTCGCATGCATCCTGGCCCAGGAGCAGCTTGTGGTGGGAGTAGCAGACAAAGACCTGTTGAAGA GCAAGTTGCTCCCTGAGCTGCTCCAACCCTACGCAGAACGCGTGAAACATCTTAGTGAGTTCCTGGTGGACATCAAGCCCTCCTTGACATTTGATATCATCCCCCTGCTGGACCCCTATGGGCCCGCTGGCTCTGACCCCTCTCTGGAGTTCCTGGTGGTCAGCGAGGAGACCTATCGTGGGGGGATGGCCGTCAACCGCTTCCGCCTTGAGAAT GACCTCGAGGAGCTCACCTTGTACCAGATCCAGCTGCTGAAGGACCTAAACCACAAGGAAGACGAAGAGGACAAAGTCAGCTCCTCCAACTTCCGCCAACAAATGCTGGGAAACCTGCTCCGGCCTCCACAT AAGAGGCCAGAGCTTCCCCCAGGTTTCTACGTGATTGGGTTGACGGGCATCAGTGGCTCTGGGAAGAGCTCAGTAGCTCAGCGGCTGAAGGGCCTGGGGGCATATGTCATCGACAGTGACCACCTGGGCCACCGGGCCTATGCCCCGGGTGGTCCTGCCTACCAGCCGGTTGTGGAAGCCTTTGGAACAG ATATTCTCCACAAAGATGGCATAATCAACAGGAAGGTCCTAGGCAGCCGGGTGTTTGGGAACAAG AAGCAGCTGAAGATGCTCACAGACATCATGTGGCCAGTTATCGCAAAGCTAACCAGGGAGGAGATGGAGCAGGCCGTGGCCGAGG GGAAGCAGGTGTGCGTGATTGATGCCGCCATGCTGCTGGAGGCCGGCTGGCAGAACATGGTACATGAGGTGTGGACCGTTGTCATCCCTGAATCTGAG GCTGTACGACGCATCGTGGAGAGGGATGGCCTGAGTGAGGCTGCGGCTCAGAGCCGGCTGCAGAGCCAGATGAGTGGGCAGCAGCTTGTGGACCAGAGCCATGTGGTGCTGAGCACCTTGTGGGAGCCACATGTCACCCAGCGCCAG GTGGAAAAAGCCTGGGCCCTCCTGCAGAAGCGCATCTCTGAGGTGCCATCAGGCCCATGA
- the MLX gene encoding max-like protein X isoform X3, whose translation MTEPSASPEDPWVKVEYAYSDNSLDPDDEDSDYHQESYKESYKDRRRRAHTQAEQKRRDAIKRGYDDLQTIVPTCQQQDFSIGSQKLSKAIVLQKTIDYIQFLHKEKKKQEEEVSTLRKDVMALKIMKVNYEQIVKAHQDNPHEGEDQVSDQVKFNVFQGIMDSLFQSFNASISVASFQELSACVFSWIEEHCKPQTLREIVIGVLHQLKNQLY comes from the exons ATGACCGAGCCGAGCGCCTCTCCAGAGGACCCCTGGGTCAAG GTGGAGTATGCCTACAGCGACAACAGCCTGGACCCCG ATGACGAGGACAGCGATTACCACCAGGAATCCTACAAGGAGTCCTACAAGGACCGGCGGCGGCGAGCACACACTCAGGCTGAGCAGAAGAGGAGGGATGCCATCAAG AGAGGCTATGACGACCTGCAGACCATCGTCCCCACCTGCCAGCAGCAGGACTTCTCCATTGGCTCCCAAAAGCTCAGCAAGGCCATCGTTCTGCAGAAGA CCATTGACTACATCCAGTTTTTgcacaaggagaagaaaaagcaggaggaggaggtatCCACGCTACGCAAGGACGTCATGGCCCTAAAGATCATGAAAGT GAACTATGAGCAGATTGTGAAGGCACACCAGGACAACCCCCATGAGGGGGAGGACCAGGTCTCTGACCAGGTCAAGTTCAATGTGTTTCAAGGCATCATGGACTCCCTCTTCCAATCCTTCAACGCCTCCATCTCCGTGGCCAGCTTCCAGGAGCTGTCGGCCTGTGTCTTCAGCTGGATTGAAGAGCACTGTAAGCCTCAG
- the MLX gene encoding max-like protein X isoform X2: protein MTEPSASPEDPWVKVEYAYSDNSLDPGLFVESTRKGSVVSRANSIGSTSASSVPNTDDEDSDYHQESYKESYKDRRRRAHTQAEQKRRDAIKRGYDDLQTIVPTCQQQDFSIGSQKLSKAIVLQKTIDYIQFLHKEKKKQEEEVSTLRKDVMALKIMKVNYEQIVKAHQDNPHEGEDQVSDQVKFNVFQGIMDSLFQSFNASISVASFQELSACVFSWIEEHCKPQTLREIVIGVLHQLKNQLY from the exons ATGACCGAGCCGAGCGCCTCTCCAGAGGACCCCTGGGTCAAG GTGGAGTATGCCTACAGCGACAACAGCCTGGACCCCG GGCTTTTTGTAGAAAGCACCCGCAAGGGGAGTGTAGTGTCCAGAGCTAATAGCATCGGTTCCACCAGTGCCTCTTCTGTCCCCAACACAG ATGACGAGGACAGCGATTACCACCAGGAATCCTACAAGGAGTCCTACAAGGACCGGCGGCGGCGAGCACACACTCAGGCTGAGCAGAAGAGGAGGGATGCCATCAAG AGAGGCTATGACGACCTGCAGACCATCGTCCCCACCTGCCAGCAGCAGGACTTCTCCATTGGCTCCCAAAAGCTCAGCAAGGCCATCGTTCTGCAGAAGA CCATTGACTACATCCAGTTTTTgcacaaggagaagaaaaagcaggaggaggaggtatCCACGCTACGCAAGGACGTCATGGCCCTAAAGATCATGAAAGT GAACTATGAGCAGATTGTGAAGGCACACCAGGACAACCCCCATGAGGGGGAGGACCAGGTCTCTGACCAGGTCAAGTTCAATGTGTTTCAAGGCATCATGGACTCCCTCTTCCAATCCTTCAACGCCTCCATCTCCGTGGCCAGCTTCCAGGAGCTGTCGGCCTGTGTCTTCAGCTGGATTGAAGAGCACTGTAAGCCTCAG
- the MLX gene encoding max-like protein X isoform X1 — protein MTEPSASPEDPWVKASPVGAHAGEGRAGRARARRGSGRRGASLQSPEQPPPSGPRGCREDSSHPACAKVEYAYSDNSLDPGLFVESTRKGSVVSRANSIGSTSASSVPNTDDEDSDYHQESYKESYKDRRRRAHTQAEQKRRDAIKRGYDDLQTIVPTCQQQDFSIGSQKLSKAIVLQKTIDYIQFLHKEKKKQEEEVSTLRKDVMALKIMKVNYEQIVKAHQDNPHEGEDQVSDQVKFNVFQGIMDSLFQSFNASISVASFQELSACVFSWIEEHCKPQTLREIVIGVLHQLKNQLY, from the exons ATGACCGAGCCGAGCGCCTCTCCAGAGGACCCCTGGGTCAAGGCAAGCCCCGTGGGCGCGCACGCCGGCGAGGGGAGGGCGGGTCGGGCTCGTGCACGTAGGGGGTCCGGAAGACGAGGGGCCTCCCTGCAGTCCCCGGAGCAACCCCCGCCCTCCGGGCCCCGGGGCTGCAGAGAAGACAGCTCTCACCCTGCGTGTGCCAAG GTGGAGTATGCCTACAGCGACAACAGCCTGGACCCCG GGCTTTTTGTAGAAAGCACCCGCAAGGGGAGTGTAGTGTCCAGAGCTAATAGCATCGGTTCCACCAGTGCCTCTTCTGTCCCCAACACAG ATGACGAGGACAGCGATTACCACCAGGAATCCTACAAGGAGTCCTACAAGGACCGGCGGCGGCGAGCACACACTCAGGCTGAGCAGAAGAGGAGGGATGCCATCAAG AGAGGCTATGACGACCTGCAGACCATCGTCCCCACCTGCCAGCAGCAGGACTTCTCCATTGGCTCCCAAAAGCTCAGCAAGGCCATCGTTCTGCAGAAGA CCATTGACTACATCCAGTTTTTgcacaaggagaagaaaaagcaggaggaggaggtatCCACGCTACGCAAGGACGTCATGGCCCTAAAGATCATGAAAGT GAACTATGAGCAGATTGTGAAGGCACACCAGGACAACCCCCATGAGGGGGAGGACCAGGTCTCTGACCAGGTCAAGTTCAATGTGTTTCAAGGCATCATGGACTCCCTCTTCCAATCCTTCAACGCCTCCATCTCCGTGGCCAGCTTCCAGGAGCTGTCGGCCTGTGTCTTCAGCTGGATTGAAGAGCACTGTAAGCCTCAG